One genomic segment of Nerophis lumbriciformis linkage group LG20, RoL_Nlum_v2.1, whole genome shotgun sequence includes these proteins:
- the LOC133619151 gene encoding gelsolin-like, giving the protein MASQAEFERAAEEAGLYVWRVETLELVPVPESLYGSFYCGDAYLVLRTLARERHLRRHLHYWQGAECSQDEAGAAAILTVQLDDFLGGSAVQYREVQSHESATFAGYFKTGLKYLAGGVASGFRHVETAADAPRLLQVKGRRVVRATEVPVGWESFNRGDTFILDLGQDVVQWSGSHSNPFERLKATMLSKGIRDNEHCGRGQLLICEEGEEDEKMLQVLGEKPELPPAHLDDAKMDAFNRKRAKLFKVSNADGDLDVTMVAEVSPFSQKALRSSDCFILDNGTNGDIYVWKGKGANTQERLAVLRSSEEFIKKMNYPTHTKVQVLPEYGETPLFKQFFQDWSDPDNTAGMGMSCVSNQIAPLEKVQFDVTSFYESEAMAARYGMLDAGDGDKQVWRVEGCDKVAVDSSAIGQFYGGDSYLILYQYQHNQRGGHIIYIWQGAESSQDERTASAILAVEMDDELGGGAVQVHTGPLCQQVRVVQGKEPAHFISLFHGQPMVVYKGGTSRLEGQTQAADPRLFQVRANVAGDSRAVEVHPSTSSLNSNHVFLLEASSTCWIWKGVNSSSAEVHGAELLSGLLQTTPIMLEEGEEEEDFWTAMSGPGDYCRAPSPKNQTDAHPPRLFACSNRTGNFLMEEVPGELTQEDLAPDEVMVLDTWDQVFVWIGKDSRNQEKSEAVATASRYMESDPAQRDLGTPVVTVKQGLEPPTFSGWFPGWDHEYWTTDPLERVLEEIM; this is encoded by the exons ATGGCGAGCCAGGCCGAGTTTGAGCGTGCGGCTGAGGAGGCGGGGCTCTATGTGTGGCGGGTGGAGACCTTGGAGCTGGTTCCTGTTCCTGAGAGTCTTTACGGGAGCTTCTACTGCGGCGACGCCTACCTGGTTCTCCGCACCCTGGCACGTGAGCGCCACCTGCGGCGCCACCTGCACTACTGGCAAG GTGCCGAGTGCTCCCAGGATGAGGCGGGGGCGGCCGCCATCTTGACGGTCCAGCTGGACGACTTCCTGGGGGGGTCGGCGGTTCAGTACCGTGAAGTCCAGAGCCACGAGTCCGCCACTTTCGCCGGCTACTTCAAGACGGGACTCAAGTACTTG GCGGGGGGCGTGGCTTCTGGCTTCCGACACGTGGAGACGGCGGCGGACGCGCCGAGGCTGCTGCAGGTCAAAGGTCGGCGCGTGGTCCGGGCAACTGAAGTCCCGGTCGGCTGGGAGAGCTTCAACCGAGGGGACACCTTCATCCTGGACCTGGGGCAG GACGTGGTCCAGTGGTCCGGTTCCCATAGCAACCCCTTTGAGAGGCTGAAGGCCACCATG CTGTCCAAGGGTATCCGCGACAACGAGCATTGTGGGCGGGGCCAGCTGCTGATCTGCGAGGAAGGGGAGgaagatgagaagatgctgcag GTGCTCGGAGAGAAGCCGGAGCTGCCGCCGGCGCACCTTGACGACGCCAAGATGGACGCTTTCAACAGGAAACGGGCAAAACTCTTCAAG GTGTCCAACGCAGACGGCGACTTGGACGTCACGATGGTTGCTGAAGTCAGCCCGTTCTCCCAGAAGGCCTTGCGGTCCAGCGACTGCTTCATCCTGGACAACGGAACCAACGGGGACATCTACGTGTGGAAAG GCAAGGGAGCCAACACCCAGGAGCGTCTTGCCGTTCTTAGAAGTTCAGAAGAGTTTATCAAGAAGATGAACTACCCAACACACACCAAG GTCCAGGTTCTTCCTGAGTACGGGGAGACGCCGCTCTTTAAGCAGTTCTTCCAGGACTGGAGCGATCCCGACAACACCGCTGGCATGGGAATGTCTTGCGTGTCCAATCAGATTGCACCGCTTGAAAAG GTCCAGTTTGACGTGACGTCTTTCTACGAGTCAGAGGCCATGGCGGCACGGTACGGAATGTTGGACGCAGGCGACGGAGACAAACAG GTGTGGCGCGTTGAGGGGTGTGACAAAGTGGCGGTGGACTCCTCAGCCATTGGTCAGTTTTATGGGGGAGACAGTTACCTCATCTTGTATCAGTACCAGCACAACCAGCGAGGAGGCCACATCATCTACATCTG GCAAGGGGCGGAGTCTAGTCAAGATGAGCGTACCGCCTCTGCCATTTTGGCTGTTGAGATGGATGACGAACTGGGGGGAGGTGCTGTACAGGTACATACGGGACCGC TCTGCCAACAGGTGCGTGTTGTCCAGGGAAAAGAGCCCGCACACTTCATAAGCCTGTTTCACGGCCAACCAATGGTGGTCTACAAGGGCGGAACATCCAGACTCGAGGGCCAAACGCAGGCGGCGGACCCTCGCCTGTTCCAAGTCCGAGCAAACGTTGCCGGTGACTCCAGAGCTGTAGAG GTCCATCCGTCCACCTCCAGTCTGAACTCCAACCACGTCTTCCTTCTGGAGGCATCTTCCACATGTTGGATATGGAAAGGTGTCAACAGCAGCTCTGCTGAAGTCCATGGAGCAGAACTTCTTTCTGGACTCCTGCAGACGACTCCCATCATGTTGGAGGAAGGCGAGGAGGAAG AGGATTTCTGGACTGCAATGAGTGGGCCGGGTGATTATTGCCGGGCTCCCAGTCCGAAAAACCAGACGGATGCTCATCCTCCTCGCCTGTTTGCCTGCTCCAACAGGACTGGAAACTTCTTG atGGAGGAAGTTCCAGGTGAGCTGACGCAGGAGGACCTGGCTCCTGATGAAGTCATGGTCTTGGACACCTGGGACCAG GTTTTCGTTTGGATTGGAAAGGATTCACGCAATCAAGAGAAAAGTGAGGCCGTAGCAACAg CTTCCAGGTACATGGAGAGCGACCCGGCCCAGAGAGACCTCGGCACTCCCGTTGTGACGGTGAAACAGGGATTGGAACCGCCCACCTTCAGCGGCTGGTTCCCGGGCTGGGACCACGAGTACTGGACCACAGACCCCTTGGAGCGAGTCCTGGAGGAGATCATGTGA